The DNA sequence GCTGTTTTTTTTGGATCTCCTGTGcgttttaaagcactttcgagatCTGCGTATACGGCGAAGGGGGCTTTAATCTTATTCCTGTAATTCTTAAATTTAAGCATTTTATGACTTTCCTCCGGCATTTTAATGGCTGTTTCGTTAATTCTTACACAGTCTTTGATGTGAGCTTTTAGCTGTGTAGACAATGAGAACGGTTGTAAACACCTATCACAAATAAGCATTGATCGCTCTTTGCAGCATGTCTTGTGAACATTTAACTTTTCCTGTGATCGAAAATAATGTAAACAGCTATCGCAGAAATATTTTGTTCCATCATGTTTGCTCAACTGTTTGGAAAGGAGGCGGGATAGATTTTTTATCCAAACGTAATGATATCTAATCGGACCTTGCTCATCATATTTATCTTGAATAAGAAGAAGAGTCACATGTTGAACCttcttttcttttgtcaaatAGGTTGGGAGGGTCATAAAATCTCTATTATCTTTTTTCAAAATGTATACATTAATTGAAATGtcattctgtttttcaaaattaagAATCTGCTTAATTGTCATAGGCCACTGAAT is a window from the Diabrotica undecimpunctata isolate CICGRU chromosome 10, icDiaUnde3, whole genome shotgun sequence genome containing:
- the LOC140451594 gene encoding uncharacterized protein, producing MVFGGDFKIASGEKILKDTKYFTTSNSPIYRDTNLEEWFEKKVVEPISKDLEEFQERDSGWALKAVVKLGVNINKLTPQLGSSYIELPSQIKRKHACINVKNDDEACFAWAVVSALYPAAKNVDLLSSYPHYSQVLKLKGIQWPMTIKQILNFEKQNDISINVYILKKDNRDFMTLPTYLTKEKKVQHVTLLLIQDKYDEQGPIRYHYVWIKNLSRLLSKQLSKHDGTKYFCDSCLHYFRSQEKLNVHKTCCKEINETAIKMPEESHKMLKFKNYRNKIKAPFAVYADLESALKRTGDPKKTARTYSCSSWVLF